One segment of Gossypium arboreum isolate Shixiya-1 unplaced genomic scaffold, ASM2569848v2 Contig00185, whole genome shotgun sequence DNA contains the following:
- the LOC108466578 gene encoding uncharacterized protein LOC108466578 yields MPLQSSRTKSYGLHFSTYLRSSPSICHDSSSSSYSYAFASSSSSFSSRSSTFFARATSPTRVNLYGRSYSPQSSPSVRFSINERPISPNRSISYKNKNNAVPSGSHHQRNRTCLCSPTTHPGSFRCSLHKGLPLSRKHENNRQPMTASFLPGSPLNLRRSAMKNSLVRIGGVEGELVKRALTALIRPSSHQQRRRAAFEPRPSRLSIMSKADDS; encoded by the coding sequence ATGCCGTTACAGTCATCCCGAACTAAATCATACGGTCTACACTTCTCCACGTACCTAAGATCTTCACCGTCGATTTGTCACGACTCTTCTTCTTCGTCATATTCTTACGCATTCGCTTCGTCAAGCTCAAGCTTCTCTTCAAGATCCTCCACCTTCTTCGCACGTGCGACTTCCCCCACGCGTGTAAACCTGTACGGACGAAGCTATTCTCCTCAGTCATCGCCGTCCGTCCGGTTCTCTATCAACGAACGTCCGATCTCTCCCAACCGTTCGATTTCCTACAAGAACAAGAACAATGCGGTGCCGTCTGGCTCTCACCACCAGAGGAATAGGACGTGTTTGTGTTCCCCTACGACGCACCCGGGGTCTTTCCGGTGTTCTCTCCATAAAGGATTGCCTCTGTCGAGGAAGCACGAGAATAATCGTCAACCGATGACGGCGTCGTTTCTTCCTGGTAGTCCGTTGAATTTGAGGAGATCGGCGATGAAGAATTCGTTAGTAAGAATCGGAGGAGTGGAAGGAGAGTTGGTTAAGAGAGCTTTAACGGCTCTTATTAGGCCTTCTTCGCATCAGCAACGACGCCGAGCCGCTTTCGAGCCAAGGCCTAGTCGTCTTTCGATTATGTCTAAAGCCGATGATTCTTGA